In a genomic window of Arthrobacter woluwensis:
- a CDS encoding ABC transporter permease yields the protein MSTQTLNTTQKAPAQGATTGNWSFLGLLRSEWIKFWSLRSTIWLLACTAVAAVGVGALTAWVRHTIFETMIDQASKMGAKPSAQELQSSIGQGSGIDLYNLPNAGLQIAVLVLGSLAVLFLSSEFATGMIRSTMSATPQRLPVFAAKAIILAVVGYVLATVTAVITFLISMAIFSDMPVFNLGWDTEGVLQGVFTGGLYVAAVAIIGLSLAALLKSSAGGVTVLVALLFVLDFAGSFMQLIPGEFWKYVPQYLPSQAGGRFLAIGHVDGMLDPGIAGLVLLGWVLLLAIPALFVLKKRDV from the coding sequence ATGAGCACACAGACTTTGAACACGACGCAGAAGGCCCCCGCCCAGGGGGCCACCACCGGCAACTGGAGCTTCCTCGGCCTGCTGCGCAGCGAATGGATCAAGTTCTGGAGCCTCCGCTCCACCATCTGGCTGCTGGCGTGCACCGCCGTCGCGGCTGTGGGTGTCGGCGCGCTGACCGCCTGGGTCCGCCACACGATCTTCGAGACCATGATCGATCAGGCCAGCAAGATGGGCGCCAAGCCGTCCGCTCAGGAACTGCAGTCCTCGATCGGCCAGGGCAGCGGCATCGACCTCTACAACCTGCCGAACGCCGGCCTTCAGATCGCCGTCCTGGTCCTCGGCTCCCTCGCGGTGCTGTTCCTCTCGAGCGAATTCGCCACCGGCATGATCCGTTCCACCATGTCCGCCACGCCTCAGCGCCTTCCGGTGTTCGCGGCCAAGGCGATCATCCTGGCCGTGGTCGGGTACGTGCTGGCCACCGTCACCGCCGTGATCACCTTCCTGATCTCGATGGCGATCTTCTCGGACATGCCCGTCTTCAATCTGGGCTGGGACACCGAGGGCGTGCTGCAGGGGGTCTTCACCGGTGGCCTGTACGTGGCCGCCGTGGCGATCATCGGCCTCTCCCTCGCCGCTCTCCTGAAGAGCTCGGCCGGCGGCGTGACCGTGCTGGTGGCGCTCCTGTTCGTCCTGGACTTCGCGGGCAGTTTCATGCAGCTCATCCCGGGCGAGTTCTGGAAGTACGTCCCCCAGTACCTCCCGAGCCAGGCCGGCGGGCGTTTCCTCGCCATCGGGCACGTCGACGGGATGCTGGATCCGGGCATCGCGGGTCTCGTCCTGCTCGGCTGGGTCCTGCTGCTGGCCATCCCGGCCCTGTTCGTCCTGAAGAAACGGGACGTCTGA
- a CDS encoding ABC transporter ATP-binding protein yields the protein MIQAQGLRKQYGPKTAVSGISFTVQPGRVTGFLGPNGAGKSTTMRMIMGLDKPTAGHVTVNGKPFAQHKAPLREVGALLDAKAVHTGRSAYNHLRAMAATHDIPLSRVHEVMAMTGLTEVAKKRAGGFSLGMGQRLGIANALLGDPQTLILDEPVNGLDPEGVHWVRNLVRYLAGQGKTVFLSSHLMSEMAQTADHLLVIGRGQILADMSVQELIAGVQQKKALVRTPQSAELAAALAAPGVSVSQSAHETLEVSGLDTRDIARAALERQILLYELTPQEASLEQAYFELTRGAAEYQSDFSMANATHAHAAAAGPADGQGFGN from the coding sequence ATGATCCAAGCACAAGGCTTGCGCAAGCAGTACGGACCCAAGACCGCTGTTTCCGGCATCAGCTTCACCGTCCAGCCAGGCAGGGTCACGGGCTTCCTGGGGCCGAACGGCGCCGGGAAGTCCACCACCATGCGCATGATCATGGGGCTGGACAAGCCGACCGCCGGGCACGTGACCGTCAACGGGAAGCCGTTCGCCCAGCACAAGGCGCCGCTGCGTGAGGTGGGCGCGCTCCTGGACGCCAAGGCCGTGCACACCGGCCGGAGCGCCTACAACCACCTCCGCGCCATGGCCGCCACCCACGACATCCCGCTGAGCCGGGTCCACGAGGTGATGGCCATGACCGGCCTGACCGAGGTGGCCAAGAAGCGTGCCGGCGGGTTCTCGCTGGGCATGGGCCAGCGGCTCGGCATCGCCAACGCACTGCTGGGCGACCCCCAGACCCTCATCCTGGACGAGCCCGTCAACGGCCTCGACCCCGAGGGTGTGCACTGGGTCAGGAACCTGGTCCGCTACCTCGCCGGGCAGGGCAAGACGGTCTTCCTCTCCTCCCATCTGATGAGCGAAATGGCTCAGACCGCTGACCACCTGCTGGTGATCGGCCGCGGTCAGATCCTCGCGGACATGTCCGTGCAGGAGCTGATCGCGGGTGTCCAGCAGAAGAAAGCCCTGGTCAGAACGCCGCAGTCGGCGGAACTCGCCGCGGCACTCGCGGCTCCCGGCGTCTCCGTCAGCCAGTCCGCCCACGAGACCCTCGAGGTCTCCGGCCTGGACACGCGGGACATCGCCCGCGCAGCGCTGGAGCGTCAGATCCTCCTGTACGAGCTGACGCCGCAGGAGGCCTCCCTCGAGCAGGCGTACTTCGAGTTGACGCGCGGGGCCGCCGAATACCAGTCCGACTTCAGCATGGCCAACGCCACTCACGCTCACGCCGCGGCGGCCGGTCCCGCCGATGGCCAGGGCTTCGGGAACTAG
- a CDS encoding MFS transporter, giving the protein MPDSRTPEGRGRGSAVNIQLRRATIMTFVVFGINGLVFASWASRIPAVAATLQLSPGEIGGLLLCMAVGSLVALPSAGWCVNRIGVANTIRVASVFCALAVSGVATGLALHSVPVTGGSLVLIGVGIGLWDVAQNIEGADVEHQLRRTIMPQFHAAFSGGAFVGALLGAGLSAVGVGLPAHMIGIAVLVLVMGLAAPRYFLPHAPEDQDDVPAGGRMFAWKELRTLLIGVVVMGATLSEGAGNDWIAKGTVDGLHQSESTGALVFAVFVAGMTVFRVLGAGLIDRFGRVAVLRGSMLAAAAGLALFCWSGTLWLAILGALLWGAGAALTFPMGMSAAADDPRLAAARVSVVSTVGYVAFLAGPPVLGFLADHLGVRNALLFIGIPIVLAAVLASAAKPLSVERTPR; this is encoded by the coding sequence ATTCCAGACAGCAGAACTCCAGAAGGAAGAGGCCGAGGCTCAGCCGTGAACATCCAGCTCCGACGCGCAACCATCATGACCTTCGTGGTCTTCGGCATCAACGGACTCGTGTTCGCCAGTTGGGCGTCACGCATCCCGGCCGTCGCCGCGACCCTGCAGCTCTCCCCCGGCGAGATCGGCGGTCTGCTGCTCTGCATGGCGGTCGGATCGCTCGTGGCGCTGCCTAGCGCGGGATGGTGCGTGAACCGGATCGGGGTCGCCAACACCATCCGGGTGGCCAGTGTTTTCTGCGCCCTTGCGGTCTCCGGGGTCGCCACGGGCCTCGCATTGCACTCCGTGCCGGTCACGGGCGGCAGCCTCGTGCTGATCGGCGTGGGCATCGGGCTGTGGGACGTCGCGCAGAACATCGAGGGCGCCGACGTGGAACACCAGCTGCGGCGCACCATCATGCCGCAGTTCCACGCGGCGTTCAGCGGAGGCGCGTTCGTGGGAGCCCTCCTGGGTGCGGGTCTCTCCGCCGTGGGCGTCGGCCTGCCCGCGCACATGATCGGCATCGCGGTCCTCGTCCTGGTGATGGGCCTCGCGGCGCCGCGTTACTTCCTGCCCCATGCCCCGGAAGACCAGGACGACGTGCCAGCCGGTGGCCGGATGTTCGCCTGGAAGGAACTCCGCACCTTGCTCATCGGCGTGGTGGTCATGGGCGCGACCCTGAGCGAGGGCGCCGGGAACGACTGGATCGCCAAGGGCACCGTGGACGGTCTGCACCAGAGTGAATCGACGGGCGCGCTCGTCTTCGCGGTGTTCGTTGCCGGCATGACCGTGTTCCGGGTGCTGGGCGCGGGCCTGATCGACCGCTTCGGACGCGTGGCCGTGCTGCGCGGCAGCATGCTCGCGGCCGCGGCCGGTCTGGCCCTGTTCTGCTGGAGCGGCACTCTCTGGCTCGCGATCCTGGGGGCTCTCCTGTGGGGTGCGGGCGCCGCGCTGACCTTCCCCATGGGCATGTCCGCCGCCGCCGACGATCCGCGCCTGGCCGCGGCGCGTGTCTCCGTGGTGTCCACGGTGGGCTACGTGGCGTTCCTGGCGGGGCCGCCCGTGCTGGGCTTCCTGGCTGACCACCTCGGCGTCCGCAATGCACTGTTGTTCATCGGGATCCCGATCGTGCTCGCCGCCGTCCTGGCGTCGGCAGCCAAGCCGCTCAGCGTGGAACGTACGCCCCGCTGA
- a CDS encoding glycosyltransferase family 87 protein: protein MAGHGAPRTRMRLVVPSRTDSLLSRFTELVGGPLGRRTAPGVVSPGFFTVDRVLVLLTVVAALLALAIKSSCRVQGWAGAGAYYATCHSDFPTLLGGPAFAGGSLPVFTPDVRFEYPVLLGVVAAVTALAVPASGDGAQRALGYFDLNSLLVVGLWIGTVLVIARLARRRKWDAAMVALAPGMITSGFINWDLWAVFALSLALLCFARDRPVWAGVWIGVGASFKLYPLLLLLAVLILAIRSGTMRTFGRTVLGSCAALLAVNLPFALLNPGAFRYFFDFAFSRGAGFSSLWESWNLVAARLGQPGLSPAQVNVAAVVSFAVVALLITLLALSVPQRPRLAQVLFLLVAAFVLCNKVYSPQFVVWLIPLAVLARPVWRDFLIWQAAEVVHWAAIWMYLGAGASGSGPQHNIDVPYYVCAVLLHMAATFYLMVRVVWDMVNPDDDVVRAGGVDDPQGGVFDLRPDRLRLEPRRLGASLRRTPRTPAAPQHTPHP, encoded by the coding sequence ATGGCAGGACATGGCGCTCCCAGGACCCGGATGCGGCTCGTGGTGCCCTCCCGGACGGACTCGCTGCTGAGCCGTTTCACGGAGCTCGTGGGCGGACCACTCGGCCGCCGGACCGCGCCGGGAGTGGTCTCCCCCGGTTTCTTCACCGTGGACCGGGTCCTGGTGCTGCTCACCGTGGTCGCCGCGCTCCTCGCACTCGCCATCAAATCGTCCTGCCGTGTCCAGGGCTGGGCCGGGGCCGGAGCGTACTACGCCACGTGCCACTCGGACTTCCCCACCCTTCTCGGCGGGCCGGCCTTCGCGGGCGGGTCCCTCCCGGTCTTCACGCCGGATGTCCGCTTCGAGTATCCGGTGCTGCTCGGCGTCGTCGCGGCGGTGACGGCGCTGGCCGTCCCGGCGAGCGGAGACGGCGCGCAGCGTGCGCTCGGCTACTTCGACCTCAACTCCCTTCTGGTGGTGGGACTCTGGATCGGCACGGTGCTGGTCATCGCCCGCCTGGCCCGCCGGAGGAAGTGGGACGCCGCGATGGTGGCCCTGGCCCCGGGCATGATCACGTCAGGCTTCATCAACTGGGACCTGTGGGCCGTTTTCGCGCTCTCGCTCGCCCTGCTCTGCTTCGCGCGCGACCGTCCCGTGTGGGCCGGGGTCTGGATCGGCGTGGGCGCGTCCTTCAAGCTCTATCCGCTGCTTCTGCTGCTGGCGGTGCTGATCCTCGCGATCCGGAGCGGGACGATGCGCACGTTCGGCCGGACGGTCCTGGGATCCTGCGCGGCGCTGCTCGCGGTCAATCTGCCGTTCGCGCTGCTCAACCCCGGCGCCTTTCGGTACTTCTTCGATTTCGCCTTCTCCCGCGGGGCGGGATTCTCCTCGCTCTGGGAATCCTGGAACCTCGTGGCCGCCCGGCTGGGGCAGCCGGGCCTGAGTCCCGCCCAGGTGAACGTGGCGGCGGTGGTGTCGTTCGCCGTCGTCGCGCTGCTGATCACGCTCCTGGCGCTGTCGGTCCCGCAGCGTCCGCGACTGGCGCAGGTCCTCTTCCTGCTGGTGGCCGCGTTTGTCCTGTGCAACAAGGTCTACTCGCCGCAGTTCGTGGTCTGGCTGATCCCACTGGCTGTGCTCGCGCGCCCTGTGTGGCGCGACTTCCTGATCTGGCAGGCGGCCGAGGTGGTGCACTGGGCCGCCATCTGGATGTACCTCGGCGCCGGCGCCAGTGGAAGCGGCCCGCAGCACAACATCGACGTCCCGTACTATGTCTGTGCCGTGCTCCTGCACATGGCCGCCACCTTCTATCTGATGGTCCGGGTCGTGTGGGACATGGTGAATCCGGACGACGACGTCGTGCGCGCCGGCGGGGTGGACGACCCTCAGGGCGGCGTCTTCGACCTCCGTCCGGACCGGCTGAGGCTCGAGCCTCGCCGTCTCGGCGCGTCGCTCCGCAGGACCCCGCGCACACCCGCAGCACCGCAGCACACTCCGCACCCGTGA
- a CDS encoding histidine phosphatase family protein yields the protein MNATPNTDLPQLWLLRHGETEWSKSGQYTGLTDLPLTEEGERQALRAGGVLKDVEFREVLTSPLQRARRTAELAGFPEAQPEPNAVEWNYGDYEGVNSADVRAKNPGYLIWTDGVPNGETIDEVAERADRIVERVRSGGAGDVLVVAHGHFCRILAARWLELDPVEGRHFLLGTARVCTLGWDKKTPAVVSWGL from the coding sequence ATGAACGCCACCCCGAACACGGATCTCCCCCAGCTGTGGCTCCTGCGCCACGGAGAGACCGAATGGTCCAAGAGCGGCCAGTACACCGGCCTGACCGATCTGCCGCTCACCGAGGAGGGCGAGCGGCAGGCGCTCCGCGCCGGAGGGGTTCTCAAGGATGTGGAGTTCCGTGAGGTGCTGACCTCTCCCCTGCAGCGGGCCCGGCGCACCGCCGAGCTGGCAGGTTTCCCGGAGGCCCAGCCGGAGCCGAACGCGGTGGAGTGGAATTACGGGGACTACGAGGGCGTCAACTCCGCGGACGTGCGCGCGAAGAACCCCGGCTACCTGATCTGGACCGACGGTGTGCCGAACGGCGAGACGATCGACGAGGTGGCGGAACGGGCTGACCGGATCGTCGAGCGTGTCCGTTCCGGTGGCGCCGGCGACGTGCTCGTGGTCGCCCACGGCCACTTCTGCCGCATCCTGGCGGCCCGCTGGCTGGAACTCGATCCCGTCGAGGGCCGGCACTTCCTGCTGGGCACCGCGCGCGTGTGCACGCTCGGCTGGGATAAGAAGACGCCCGCCGTCGTGTCCTGGGGTCTGTAG
- a CDS encoding NUDIX hydrolase, whose protein sequence is MPSAIGAHIAPANQNFTTPLPTVEEVSAGGVVVDTTSPQLPVAIIARINRGGRLEWCLPKGHPEGAESNEAAAVREIAEETGIEGSILTPLGSIDYWFTVTSHRVHKTVHHYLLEATGGELTIENDPDHEAVDVAWVPLADLARRLSFPNERRIADLARELLPGHLPS, encoded by the coding sequence CTGCCCTCGGCGATCGGTGCCCACATTGCGCCAGCAAACCAGAACTTCACCACTCCTCTGCCCACCGTGGAGGAGGTCTCGGCCGGCGGCGTCGTGGTGGACACCACGTCGCCCCAGCTGCCGGTGGCCATCATCGCCCGCATCAACCGCGGAGGCCGGCTGGAATGGTGCCTGCCGAAGGGCCATCCCGAAGGCGCCGAGAGCAATGAAGCCGCCGCGGTCCGGGAGATCGCGGAGGAGACCGGGATCGAGGGGAGCATCCTCACCCCTCTCGGCAGCATCGACTACTGGTTCACCGTGACCAGCCACCGCGTCCACAAGACCGTGCACCACTACCTTCTGGAAGCCACCGGCGGCGAGCTCACCATCGAGAACGATCCGGACCACGAGGCGGTCGACGTCGCGTGGGTCCCTCTGGCCGATCTGGCCCGCCGTCTCTCCTTCCCCAATGAGCGGCGGATCGCCGACCTCGCACGGGAACTCCTGCCGGGCCACCTGCCCTCCTGA
- the murJ gene encoding murein biosynthesis integral membrane protein MurJ, whose protein sequence is MSHAKKADAALNSPTSAASRASDSRASALMAAGTLISRILGFVKSWLLIVALGLGSSVTDTFINANNLPNMVFVLVAGGVFNAVLVPQILKASRAPDSGADYISRLMTLAVIVMFTLTALVTLCAPLLIQVTTSGYGPAQMSLAVTFAVYCLPQIFFYGLYAMLTQVLNAHGSFAPAMWAPIVNNIVAIAGLGLFVAIFGASAANPHTLDNWGTGQTILVAGFSTLGVLVQTALLFIPLRRLKLGLKPRFGWRGVGLGAAAKVGSWALLTTVVSQLAFLYVMKIATIPGAVRANAPAGSPPIAGNAVLEIASQLYFLPHSIISVSLATVLFNRMAKASLDNDVRGLRAALSNGLRTSAVAIVFSAIALLVLAAPIGMFFSAGKPQDGALLAITLSILALTSPCLSINFMMTRVFYSREDARTPFYVQLALAVLNLVGAFVIQFLPAEMIIYAIAGLYSVGNILSVLISAFFLRRVLGHLDGPRIINSYIRMGYAGIGSAIAGGVVLWLFGAYRADGFLWHNQAAALLSICVAAPVMLGVYVVLLRVFHVEELRDLLRPLLARFIRPTPAESPTTTAAAAPSSASSAQAGQAHRGTREDLSTGALPAVSMDTGLLPRISGGFDSEGFRAAPSAEDVGEGLTQRAGSGHPSTPHYGDEVTAVRPEGRRSLLTVFRDWLWAPPAQQPQLGRHTYQGRSGENPHFPSDLR, encoded by the coding sequence ATGTCTCACGCGAAGAAGGCCGATGCGGCCCTGAACTCCCCGACCTCCGCAGCCTCCCGCGCCAGCGATTCACGCGCCAGCGCCCTGATGGCGGCGGGCACCCTGATCTCCAGGATCCTCGGTTTCGTGAAGTCGTGGCTGCTGATCGTGGCGCTCGGCCTGGGCTCCTCGGTCACGGACACCTTCATCAACGCCAACAACCTGCCGAACATGGTGTTCGTGCTGGTGGCGGGCGGTGTCTTCAACGCCGTGCTGGTGCCCCAGATCCTCAAAGCGAGCCGCGCACCGGACAGCGGGGCGGATTACATCAGCCGCCTCATGACGTTGGCCGTGATCGTCATGTTCACCCTGACGGCGCTGGTCACGCTGTGTGCGCCCTTGCTGATTCAGGTGACCACCTCGGGCTACGGCCCGGCGCAGATGAGCCTGGCCGTCACGTTCGCGGTCTACTGTCTGCCCCAGATCTTCTTCTACGGGCTCTACGCGATGCTCACCCAGGTCCTCAACGCCCATGGGTCCTTCGCGCCGGCCATGTGGGCCCCGATCGTCAACAACATCGTGGCGATCGCCGGTCTCGGCCTCTTCGTGGCGATCTTCGGCGCCAGTGCCGCCAACCCGCACACGCTGGACAACTGGGGCACCGGCCAGACCATCCTGGTGGCAGGTTTCTCCACGCTCGGCGTCCTGGTGCAGACCGCTCTGCTGTTCATCCCGCTCCGGCGCCTCAAGCTGGGCCTGAAGCCGCGCTTCGGCTGGCGCGGCGTCGGCCTCGGCGCAGCGGCCAAGGTGGGTTCGTGGGCGCTGCTGACCACGGTCGTCAGCCAGCTCGCGTTCCTGTACGTCATGAAAATCGCCACGATCCCCGGCGCCGTGCGGGCCAACGCCCCGGCGGGCTCGCCGCCCATCGCCGGTAACGCGGTGCTCGAGATCGCCAGCCAGCTCTACTTCCTGCCGCACTCGATCATCTCGGTGTCCCTCGCCACGGTGCTGTTCAACCGCATGGCGAAAGCCTCCCTGGACAACGATGTGCGCGGTCTCCGCGCGGCCCTCTCCAACGGCCTGCGCACCAGTGCCGTGGCGATCGTGTTCAGCGCCATCGCCCTCCTGGTGCTGGCGGCTCCGATCGGCATGTTCTTCTCGGCCGGCAAGCCGCAGGACGGCGCCCTGCTGGCGATCACGCTCTCCATCCTGGCGCTGACGAGCCCCTGCCTGAGCATCAACTTCATGATGACCAGGGTGTTCTACTCCCGCGAGGACGCCCGGACCCCGTTCTACGTCCAGCTCGCACTCGCCGTGCTGAACCTGGTCGGCGCCTTCGTCATCCAGTTCCTGCCGGCCGAGATGATCATCTACGCCATCGCCGGTCTCTACTCCGTGGGCAACATCCTCTCCGTCCTGATCAGCGCGTTCTTCCTGCGCCGTGTCCTGGGCCATCTGGACGGTCCCCGCATCATCAACTCCTACATCCGCATGGGCTACGCGGGCATCGGCTCCGCCATCGCCGGCGGGGTGGTGCTGTGGCTGTTCGGCGCCTACCGCGCCGACGGCTTCCTGTGGCACAACCAGGCCGCGGCCCTGCTCTCCATCTGTGTGGCCGCTCCGGTCATGCTGGGCGTCTATGTCGTGCTCCTGCGGGTCTTCCACGTCGAAGAGCTCCGTGACCTGCTCCGCCCGCTGCTGGCGCGCTTCATCCGCCCCACCCCTGCCGAGAGCCCGACGACGACGGCGGCCGCCGCGCCGTCGTCGGCCTCCTCCGCGCAGGCCGGGCAGGCACACCGCGGGACCCGCGAGGATCTCTCCACGGGCGCCCTCCCGGCCGTGTCGATGGACACGGGCCTCCTGCCCAGGATCTCGGGCGGGTTCGACTCGGAGGGCTTCCGTGCGGCGCCCAGCGCCGAGGACGTGGGGGAGGGTCTGACGCAGCGTGCGGGCAGCGGCCATCCGTCCACGCCTCACTATGGCGACGAGGTCACGGCGGTGCGCCCGGAAGGCCGCAGGAGCCTGCTGACGGTGTTCCGCGACTGGCTCTGGGCCCCTCCTGCACAGCAGCCTCAGCTCGGACGTCACACATACCAGGGCCGCTCTGGGGAGAATCCCCACTTCCCATCTGACCTCCGATAG
- a CDS encoding ABC transporter substrate-binding protein, whose amino-acid sequence MSQQIEAGSVLGGRYKVTGSVLLSHDRDQVLDGVDQVLNRPVSILVASEQNADQLSQSAREVATGERPGAMQVLDLGVNDGLTYLITSHSSAPDLLDLLVATDAPYVEPFFTETLGSEIFGEERSREPETYGGRYDENSGDVIHYDSEQGWSPEHEAAHTAPGAQVPAEPERPAAAAPPATEPVTRAQEPSAPEQPKAPEQPKVTVWNDEDRSHAEAAPAPETAAFLQQPAAAAERDRREAGHFPAAARDQMLGFETEPDDDEAAPAPENRSTRWIVGGVLVVVLIAALVFAVTNLGNLFNAGAPSADKTTTSTAPTATNPGSQPPPSTAPVAAPPAIDSLTRLGDFDFAAGFDKDLPKAIDGNNATYWSNMEFGSENWGGLVKSIPLVVKLKQPAQVKSITLTQLGGSGGSVTMYTNDKPSLDGAKQVASNTFTGPNLTMAVGGDITTQYVIMDITALPRLAAPRTQFPYGLRLAEIKIQ is encoded by the coding sequence ATGTCCCAGCAGATCGAGGCAGGATCCGTCCTGGGTGGCCGCTACAAGGTCACAGGCTCGGTGTTGCTCTCCCATGACCGCGATCAGGTGCTGGACGGTGTGGACCAGGTCCTGAACCGTCCGGTCAGCATCCTGGTGGCCAGTGAGCAGAACGCGGATCAGCTCTCCCAGAGCGCCCGTGAAGTCGCCACGGGGGAACGCCCCGGGGCCATGCAGGTGCTGGACCTTGGGGTCAACGATGGTCTGACGTACCTGATCACCAGCCATTCGAGCGCCCCGGATCTGCTGGATCTGCTGGTCGCCACCGATGCTCCGTACGTGGAGCCCTTCTTCACCGAGACTCTCGGCAGCGAGATCTTCGGCGAGGAGCGTTCCCGGGAACCTGAGACCTACGGTGGGCGCTACGACGAGAACTCCGGTGACGTCATCCACTACGACTCGGAACAGGGTTGGTCCCCCGAGCACGAGGCTGCGCACACCGCCCCCGGTGCACAGGTCCCGGCCGAGCCGGAGCGCCCTGCGGCCGCTGCGCCGCCCGCCACCGAACCCGTGACGCGTGCCCAGGAGCCCTCCGCCCCTGAACAGCCGAAGGCGCCTGAGCAGCCCAAGGTGACGGTCTGGAACGATGAGGACCGCAGCCACGCCGAAGCCGCCCCGGCGCCTGAGACGGCCGCCTTCCTTCAGCAGCCTGCGGCCGCCGCAGAGCGCGACCGCCGCGAAGCAGGTCACTTCCCTGCCGCGGCGCGGGATCAGATGCTCGGCTTCGAGACCGAGCCGGACGACGACGAAGCGGCGCCTGCACCGGAGAACCGCAGCACGCGCTGGATCGTCGGCGGCGTGCTCGTCGTCGTGCTGATCGCCGCCCTGGTGTTCGCGGTGACCAACCTCGGCAACCTCTTCAATGCGGGCGCCCCGTCCGCGGACAAGACCACGACGTCGACGGCGCCGACCGCGACGAATCCCGGCTCGCAGCCGCCTCCGAGCACGGCTCCCGTCGCCGCTCCGCCGGCGATCGACTCACTGACACGACTCGGTGATTTCGACTTCGCCGCAGGCTTCGACAAGGACCTGCCGAAGGCGATCGACGGTAACAATGCGACGTACTGGTCGAACATGGAGTTCGGCTCGGAGAACTGGGGTGGCCTGGTCAAGAGCATCCCCCTCGTGGTGAAGCTCAAGCAGCCCGCGCAGGTCAAGTCGATCACCCTGACGCAGCTCGGCGGATCCGGCGGTTCGGTGACGATGTACACCAATGACAAGCCCAGTCTTGACGGGGCCAAGCAGGTCGCCAGCAACACCTTCACCGGTCCGAACCTGACCATGGCGGTAGGCGGAGACATCACCACCCAGTACGTGATCATGGACATCACCGCGCTGCCACGACTCGCGGCGCCACGGACACAGTTCCCGTACGGCCTGAGGCTGGCGGAAATCAAAATTCAGTAG
- the trxB gene encoding thioredoxin-disulfide reductase gives MSTQETTAPEVHDVIIIGSGPAGYTAAIYTARAKLNPIVFAGSVTAGGELMNTTEVENFPGFPEGIQGPDLMDNLEQQASRFGAQVEYEDVVSVDLDGDVKSVTLGNGETHRARTVIVSTGSAYRELGLENEKRLSGHGVSWCATCDGFFFKDQNIAVIGGGDSAMEEALFLTKFASKVTVVHRRKELRASKIMADRALTHEKIDFVWDSEVVDVIGEDKVTGIRLRNLVTDVEEELPVTGLFVAIGNDPRTDLFKGILDLTAEGTIAVDGRTSKTSLPGVFAAGDVIDPKYRQAITAAASGCVAAIDVEHYLQNH, from the coding sequence GTGAGCACGCAAGAAACCACGGCCCCTGAGGTCCACGACGTCATCATCATCGGATCCGGTCCGGCTGGGTACACCGCTGCCATCTACACGGCGCGTGCCAAGCTCAACCCGATCGTGTTCGCCGGCTCGGTGACCGCCGGTGGCGAGCTGATGAACACCACCGAGGTGGAGAACTTCCCGGGCTTCCCGGAGGGCATCCAGGGACCCGATCTGATGGACAACCTGGAACAGCAGGCCAGCCGCTTCGGTGCTCAGGTCGAGTACGAGGATGTCGTCTCCGTGGACCTCGACGGCGACGTGAAGTCCGTGACCCTCGGCAATGGGGAGACGCACCGTGCCCGCACGGTCATCGTGTCCACCGGGTCCGCTTATCGTGAGCTCGGCCTGGAGAACGAGAAGCGTCTCTCGGGCCACGGTGTCAGCTGGTGTGCAACCTGTGACGGTTTCTTCTTCAAGGATCAGAACATCGCCGTGATCGGTGGTGGCGACTCCGCGATGGAAGAGGCCCTGTTCCTGACCAAGTTCGCCTCCAAGGTCACGGTGGTCCACCGTCGCAAGGAGCTCCGCGCTTCCAAGATCATGGCCGACCGCGCTCTGACCCACGAGAAGATCGATTTCGTGTGGGACAGCGAAGTCGTGGATGTCATCGGTGAGGACAAGGTCACCGGCATCCGTCTCCGCAATCTCGTGACCGACGTCGAGGAGGAACTTCCGGTCACCGGCCTCTTCGTCGCCATCGGCAACGACCCGCGCACCGACCTCTTCAAGGGCATCCTCGATCTGACGGCCGAAGGAACCATCGCCGTGGACGGTCGCACCTCGAAGACCAGCCTCCCGGGCGTCTTCGCTGCGGGTGACGTGATCGATCCGAAGTACCGTCAGGCGATCACCGCAGCCGCCTCCGGTTGCGTTGCTGCCATCGACGTCGAACACTACCTCCAGAACCACTGA